Proteins encoded together in one Pseudomonas arsenicoxydans window:
- the serS gene encoding serine--tRNA ligase produces the protein MLDSKLLRSNLQDVADRLASRGYKLDVARIEALEEQRKTVQTRTEALQAERNARSKSIGQAKQRGEDIAPLMAAVERMASELSDGKIELDTIQTELDSILLGIPNLPHESVPIGADEDGNVEVRRWGTPTAFDFPIQDHVALGEKFGWLDFETAAKLSGARFALLRGPIARLHRALAQFMINLHTTEHGYEEAYTPYLVQAPALVGTSQLPKFEEDLFKISREGEADLYLIPTAEVSLTNIVAGEIVDSKLLPIKFVAHTPCFRSEAGASGRDTRGMIRQHQFDKVEMVQIVEPSTSMDALEGLTANAEKVLQLLQLPYRTIALCTGDMGFSAVKTYDLEVWIPSQDKYREISSCSNCGDFQARRMQARFRNPETGKPELVHTLNGSGLAVGRTLVAVLENYQQADGSIRVPDVLKPYMGGLEVIG, from the coding sequence ATGCTCGATTCCAAACTGTTACGTAGCAACCTTCAGGACGTAGCGGACCGCCTGGCATCCCGTGGCTACAAGCTGGATGTGGCGCGCATCGAAGCGCTGGAAGAACAGCGCAAGACCGTCCAGACCCGTACCGAAGCACTGCAGGCTGAGCGTAATGCCCGTTCCAAATCCATCGGCCAGGCCAAGCAGCGCGGCGAAGACATCGCGCCCTTGATGGCAGCCGTTGAGCGCATGGCAAGCGAATTGAGCGATGGTAAAATCGAGCTGGACACGATCCAGACCGAGCTGGATTCGATCCTGCTGGGTATCCCGAACCTGCCACACGAATCCGTGCCGATTGGCGCCGATGAAGACGGCAACGTCGAAGTGCGCCGCTGGGGCACTCCGACCGCGTTCGATTTCCCGATTCAGGACCACGTGGCCCTGGGCGAGAAGTTCGGCTGGCTGGACTTCGAAACTGCCGCCAAGCTGTCCGGCGCGCGTTTCGCCCTGCTGCGCGGCCCGATCGCTCGCCTGCACCGCGCTCTGGCGCAGTTCATGATCAACCTGCACACCACCGAACACGGCTACGAAGAGGCGTACACGCCTTACCTGGTCCAGGCACCCGCATTGGTCGGTACCAGCCAGTTGCCGAAATTCGAAGAAGACCTGTTCAAGATCAGCCGCGAAGGCGAAGCCGATCTGTACCTGATCCCGACCGCGGAAGTGTCGCTGACTAACATCGTCGCCGGCGAGATCGTCGATTCGAAACTGCTGCCGATCAAGTTCGTGGCTCACACGCCGTGCTTCCGCAGTGAAGCCGGTGCGTCGGGTCGCGATACGCGCGGCATGATCCGCCAGCACCAGTTCGACAAGGTCGAGATGGTCCAGATCGTTGAGCCATCGACGTCGATGGACGCGCTGGAAGGCCTGACCGCCAACGCCGAGAAAGTCCTGCAACTGCTGCAACTGCCGTATCGCACGATTGCCCTGTGCACCGGCGACATGGGCTTCAGCGCGGTCAAGACTTACGACCTGGAAGTGTGGATCCCGAGCCAGGACAAGTACCGCGAAATTTCGTCGTGCTCCAACTGCGGTGACTTCCAGGCCCGTCGTATGCAAGCGCGTTTCCGCAACCCGGAAACCGGCAAGCCTGAGCTGGTTCACACCCTC
- the crcB gene encoding fluoride efflux transporter CrcB has product MIPLVIAVSIGGVAGTLLRFATGNWVNANWPRHFYTATLAVNIVGCLLIGVLYGLFLIRPEVPFEVRAGLIVGFLGGLTTFSSFSLDTVRLLESGQVPLALGYAAISVFGGLLATWAGLSLTKL; this is encoded by the coding sequence GTGATTCCTTTGGTTATAGCGGTCTCCATCGGCGGTGTTGCCGGCACATTGTTGCGCTTTGCCACCGGCAATTGGGTCAACGCTAATTGGCCGCGACACTTCTATACCGCGACGCTCGCCGTTAATATCGTGGGCTGTCTGCTGATCGGCGTTCTATACGGTCTGTTTTTGATTCGTCCGGAGGTGCCTTTCGAGGTGCGTGCCGGGCTGATCGTCGGCTTCCTCGGGGGGCTGACGACTTTTTCATCCTTTTCACTGGATACGGTGCGCCTGCTTGAAAGCGGGCAGGTGCCGCTGGCCCTGGGCTATGCTGCGATCAGCGTATTCGGCGGTCTGCTCGCCACCTGGGCCGGCCTGTCCTTGACCAAACTTTGA
- a CDS encoding replication-associated recombination protein A, protein MDLFRSAPIAQPLAARLRAANLDEYVGQEHLLARGKPLREALEQGALHSMIFWGPPGVGKTTLARLLAEVSDAHFETVSAVLAGVKEIRQAVEIAKQQAGQYGKRTILFVDEVHRFNKSQQDAFLPYVEDGTLIFIGATTENPSFELNNALLSRARVYVLKSLDEAALRKLVHRALTEERGLGKRQLTLSDEGFQMLLSAADGDGRRLLNLLENASDLAEDNSEIGIDLLQSLLGDTRRRFDKGGEAFYDQISALHKSVRGSNPDGALYWFARMIDGGCDPLYLARRVVRMASEDIGNADPRALSLCLAAWEVQERLGSPEGELAVAQAITYLACAPKSNAVYMGFKAAMRSATEHGSLEVPLHLRNAPTKLMKQLGYGDEYRYAHDEPDAYAAGEDYFPEELEPQPFYQPVPRGLELKIGEKLNHLAQLDRLSPRQRRK, encoded by the coding sequence ATGGACCTGTTTCGCAGTGCCCCGATAGCTCAGCCCCTGGCCGCTCGCCTGCGTGCGGCCAATCTGGACGAGTACGTCGGTCAGGAACACCTGCTCGCTCGCGGCAAGCCTTTGCGCGAAGCCCTGGAGCAGGGTGCCCTGCACTCGATGATTTTCTGGGGACCGCCGGGGGTGGGCAAGACCACCCTGGCGCGGTTGCTGGCGGAAGTCTCGGATGCGCACTTCGAAACGGTCTCGGCGGTGCTGGCCGGCGTGAAGGAGATCCGTCAGGCGGTGGAAATCGCCAAGCAGCAGGCCGGGCAATACGGCAAGCGGACCATCCTGTTCGTCGATGAAGTGCATCGTTTCAACAAGTCGCAGCAGGATGCGTTTCTGCCCTACGTTGAAGACGGCACGCTGATTTTCATCGGCGCGACCACTGAAAACCCCTCGTTCGAACTCAACAACGCCTTGCTCTCGCGGGCGCGTGTCTACGTGCTCAAAAGCCTCGACGAAGCGGCCCTGCGCAAGTTGGTGCATCGCGCGCTGACCGAAGAGCGTGGCTTGGGCAAGCGGCAACTGACCCTCAGCGATGAAGGCTTCCAGATGCTGCTGTCTGCCGCCGATGGCGATGGCCGTCGTTTGCTCAACCTGTTGGAGAACGCCTCGGACCTGGCGGAAGACAACAGCGAGATCGGTATCGACCTGCTGCAAAGCCTGCTCGGCGATACGCGGCGGCGTTTCGACAAGGGCGGCGAGGCGTTCTACGACCAGATATCGGCGCTGCATAAATCGGTACGCGGCTCCAATCCAGATGGCGCGCTGTACTGGTTCGCGCGGATGATCGATGGCGGTTGCGACCCGTTGTACCTGGCCCGGCGCGTGGTGCGCATGGCCAGCGAAGACATCGGCAACGCTGACCCGCGTGCCCTGAGCCTGTGCCTGGCAGCGTGGGAAGTGCAGGAGCGCCTCGGCAGCCCTGAAGGCGAGTTGGCAGTGGCCCAGGCCATCACTTATCTGGCGTGCGCGCCGAAAAGCAACGCGGTGTACATGGGCTTCAAAGCCGCGATGCGCAGCGCCACCGAACACGGCTCGCTCGAAGTGCCGCTGCACCTGCGCAACGCGCCGACCAAGCTGATGAAGCAGCTGGGTTATGGCGATGAATACCGTTATGCCCACGATGAGCCAGACGCGTACGCCGCGGGCGAAGACTATTTCCCGGAAGAACTCGAGCCCCAACCGTTCTATCAACCGGTGCCACGCGGCCTGGAGTTGAAGATCGGCGAGAAGCTCAACCACCTTGCACAACTTGACCGTTTAAGCCCCCGGCAGCGGAGAAAATAG
- the lolA gene encoding outer membrane lipoprotein chaperone LolA, whose translation MRLIRMLLLPVLALTTLSAHADDKDVARLTQLLETSKTLTARFSQLTLDGSGTQLQETAGDMSLQRPGLFYWHTNAPAEQTMVSDGKKVTLWDPDLEQVTIKTLDLRLTQTPALLLSGDVSKISQSFDISAKEAGGVIDFTLKPKTKDTLFDSLRLSFRNGLVNDMQLIDSVGQRTNILFTGVKANEPIPASKFKFDIPKGADVIQE comes from the coding sequence ATGCGTCTTATCCGCATGCTGTTGCTGCCGGTACTGGCTTTGACCACGCTCTCGGCTCACGCCGATGACAAGGACGTGGCGCGTCTGACCCAATTGCTGGAAACATCCAAGACCCTGACTGCACGCTTTTCGCAACTGACCCTCGATGGCAGCGGCACCCAATTGCAGGAAACCGCCGGTGACATGTCGCTGCAGCGTCCAGGCCTGTTTTACTGGCACACCAATGCACCCGCTGAACAAACGATGGTTTCCGACGGCAAGAAGGTCACCCTGTGGGACCCGGATCTTGAACAGGTCACCATCAAGACCCTCGACCTGCGCTTGACCCAGACTCCAGCCCTGTTGTTGTCGGGTGACGTGTCCAAGATCAGCCAGAGCTTCGACATCAGCGCCAAGGAAGCCGGCGGCGTGATCGACTTCACCTTGAAGCCGAAAACCAAAGACACGCTGTTTGACAGCCTGCGCCTGTCGTTCCGTAACGGTCTGGTCAATGACATGCAACTGATCGACAGTGTCGGCCAGCGCACCAACATCCTGTTCACCGGCGTGAAGGCCAACGAGCCGATCCCTGCATCCAAGTTCAAGTTCGACATCCCCAAGGGTGCGGACGTGATCCAGGAATAA
- a CDS encoding DNA translocase FtsK — MKKSTAAPKTVVPLWRQHLHYRLKEGALIAIGGLCLFLMMALLTYGKDDPGWSHNSKIEDVQNFGGPVGSYSADILFMVLGYFAYIFPLLLAIKAYQIFRQRHEAWEWSGWLFSWRLIGLVFLVLSGAALAHIHFHAATGLPAGAGGALGESLGDLARNALNIQGSTLLFIALFLFGLTVFTDLSWFKVMDVTGKITLDLLELFQGAANRWWAARVERKQLVAQLREVDDRVHDVVAPTVTDKREQAKVKERLIEREQALSKHMSDREKQVPPVIAPAPPKPAAPSKRVEKEKQAPLFVDSAVEGTLPPISILDPAEKKQLNYSPESLAAVGHLLEIKLKEFGVEVSVDSIHPGPVITRYEIQPAAGVKVSRISNLAKDLARSLAVTSVRVVEVIPGKTTVGIEIPNEDRQIVRFSEVLSTPEYDNFKSPVTLALGHDIGGKPVITDLAKMPHLLVAGTTGSGKSVGVNAMILSILFKSGPEDAKLIMIDPKMLELSIYEGIPHLLCPVVTDMKDAANALRWSVAEMERRYKLMAKMGVRNLSGFNAKVKEAQDAGTPLTDPLYKRESIHDEAPLLTKLPTIVVVVDEFADMMMIVGKKVEELIARIAQKARAAGIHLILATQRPSVDVITGLIKANIPTRMAFQVSSKIDSRTIIDQGGAEQLLGHGDMLYMPPGTSLPIRVHGAFVSDDEVHRVVEAWKLRGAPEYNDEILAGVEEAGSGFENGGSGGDDDAETDALYDEAVQFVLESRRASISAVQRKLKIGYNRAARMIEAMEMAGVVTSMNTNGSREVLAPGPVRD, encoded by the coding sequence TTGAAGAAATCCACCGCAGCACCCAAGACAGTCGTTCCGCTCTGGCGCCAGCATTTGCACTACCGGCTCAAGGAAGGTGCATTGATCGCCATCGGCGGCCTGTGCCTGTTCCTGATGATGGCCTTGTTGACGTATGGCAAGGACGATCCGGGCTGGAGCCATAACAGCAAGATCGAGGACGTGCAGAACTTCGGCGGACCGGTCGGTTCCTACAGCGCCGATATCCTGTTCATGGTGCTGGGTTATTTCGCCTATATCTTCCCGCTGCTGCTGGCGATCAAGGCGTATCAGATCTTCCGTCAGCGCCACGAGGCGTGGGAGTGGAGCGGCTGGCTGTTCTCCTGGCGCCTGATCGGCCTGGTGTTTCTGGTGCTGTCTGGCGCGGCCCTGGCACATATCCATTTTCACGCGGCAACCGGTCTGCCGGCCGGCGCTGGCGGTGCGTTGGGCGAAAGCCTTGGCGATCTGGCCAGGAACGCCCTGAACATTCAGGGCAGCACGTTGTTGTTCATCGCGCTGTTCCTGTTCGGCCTGACCGTGTTCACCGACCTGTCATGGTTCAAGGTGATGGACGTCACCGGCAAGATTACCCTCGACCTGCTGGAACTGTTCCAGGGCGCGGCCAATCGCTGGTGGGCCGCCCGTGTCGAACGCAAGCAGCTGGTTGCGCAGTTGCGTGAAGTCGATGATCGCGTTCATGACGTGGTTGCGCCGACTGTCACCGACAAACGCGAGCAGGCCAAGGTCAAGGAGCGCTTGATCGAGCGCGAGCAAGCGTTGAGCAAACACATGTCGGACCGCGAGAAGCAGGTGCCGCCTGTGATCGCGCCCGCGCCGCCAAAACCGGCAGCGCCGAGCAAACGCGTGGAAAAAGAGAAGCAGGCCCCGCTGTTCGTCGACAGCGCCGTCGAAGGCACCTTGCCGCCGATCTCGATCCTCGACCCGGCAGAAAAGAAACAACTCAATTATTCCCCGGAATCCCTGGCGGCCGTCGGCCATTTGCTGGAAATCAAGCTCAAGGAATTCGGCGTCGAAGTCTCGGTGGATTCGATTCACCCGGGGCCGGTGATTACCCGTTACGAAATCCAGCCCGCTGCTGGCGTCAAAGTCAGCCGCATTTCCAACCTGGCAAAAGACTTGGCGCGTTCCCTGGCCGTGACCAGTGTGCGGGTGGTGGAAGTGATTCCCGGCAAGACCACCGTCGGTATCGAGATCCCGAACGAAGATCGTCAGATCGTGCGCTTCTCCGAAGTGCTGTCGACGCCCGAGTACGACAACTTCAAGTCGCCCGTCACCCTGGCCCTGGGCCACGACATCGGCGGCAAGCCGGTCATCACCGACTTGGCGAAAATGCCTCACTTGCTGGTGGCCGGTACGACCGGTTCCGGTAAGTCGGTGGGTGTGAACGCGATGATCCTGTCGATCCTGTTCAAGTCCGGCCCGGAAGACGCCAAGCTGATCATGATCGACCCGAAAATGCTTGAGCTGTCGATCTACGAAGGCATTCCGCACCTGCTGTGCCCGGTGGTTACCGACATGAAGGATGCCGCCAACGCCCTGCGCTGGAGCGTGGCGGAGATGGAACGTCGCTACAAACTGATGGCAAAGATGGGCGTACGAAACCTGTCGGGCTTCAACGCCAAGGTCAAGGAAGCCCAGGACGCCGGCACACCGTTGACCGATCCTTTGTACAAGCGCGAAAGCATTCACGACGAAGCACCGTTGCTGACCAAGCTGCCAACCATCGTCGTAGTGGTCGACGAATTCGCCGACATGATGATGATCGTCGGCAAGAAGGTTGAAGAACTGATCGCCCGTATCGCCCAGAAGGCCCGTGCGGCCGGTATCCACTTGATCCTCGCGACCCAGCGTCCGTCGGTTGACGTGATCACCGGTCTTATCAAGGCGAACATCCCGACGCGCATGGCGTTCCAGGTGTCGAGCAAGATCGATTCGCGGACCATCATCGACCAGGGCGGCGCCGAGCAATTGCTGGGCCACGGTGACATGCTCTACATGCCGCCGGGCACCAGCCTGCCGATTCGTGTTCACGGTGCGTTCGTATCCGATGACGAGGTTCACCGGGTGGTTGAAGCCTGGAAGCTGCGTGGAGCGCCGGAATACAACGACGAGATCCTGGCCGGTGTCGAAGAGGCCGGCAGTGGCTTTGAAAATGGCGGCAGTGGCGGTGACGACGATGCTGAAACCGATGCCTTGTACGACGAAGCCGTCCAGTTCGTTCTGGAAAGCCGCCGTGCCTCCATCTCTGCAGTTCAGCGCAAGCTGAAAATCGGCTACAACCGCGCCGCGCGCATGATCGAAGCCATGGAAATGGCCGGGGTCGTGACGTCCATGAATACCAACGGTTCGCGTGAAGTCCTGGCTCCAGGCCCGGTACGCGACTGA
- the trxB gene encoding thioredoxin-disulfide reductase, whose protein sequence is MSEAKHSRLIILGSGPAGYSAAVYAARANLKPVVITGIQAGGQLTTTVEVDNWPGDVEGLTGPVLMERMQKHAERFDTQIVYDHIHTAKLQQRPFELIGDGGTYTCDALIIATGASAQYLGLASEETFAGRGVSACATCDGFFYRNQVVAVVGGGNTAVEEALYLSNIAKEVHLIHRRDKLRSEKILQDKLFEKAANGNIRLHWNQHLDEILGDASGVTGARLRDSHTGETSELPVAGVFIAIGHKPNTDLFIDQLPMRDGYLLVKGGNEGDATATEIPGVFAAGDVADHVYRQAVTSAGAGCMAALDAEKYLDDIPVV, encoded by the coding sequence ATGAGCGAAGCGAAGCATTCCCGCCTGATCATTCTGGGTTCTGGCCCTGCCGGTTACAGCGCAGCCGTTTATGCCGCTCGTGCCAACCTCAAACCCGTTGTCATTACCGGCATACAGGCAGGTGGCCAGCTGACCACCACCGTCGAAGTCGATAACTGGCCCGGCGACGTCGAAGGCCTTACCGGCCCGGTGCTGATGGAACGCATGCAAAAACACGCCGAACGCTTCGACACACAGATCGTTTACGACCACATCCATACCGCCAAGTTGCAGCAGCGCCCTTTCGAGCTGATTGGCGATGGCGGCACCTATACGTGCGACGCCCTGATCATCGCCACCGGCGCTTCAGCGCAATACCTGGGACTGGCATCGGAGGAGACCTTTGCCGGCCGCGGCGTTTCAGCTTGTGCCACGTGTGACGGTTTCTTCTATCGCAATCAAGTGGTCGCGGTCGTTGGCGGCGGCAACACCGCAGTCGAAGAAGCCCTGTACCTGTCGAACATCGCCAAGGAAGTCCATCTGATTCACCGGCGCGACAAGCTGCGCTCGGAGAAAATCCTTCAGGACAAGCTTTTCGAAAAGGCCGCCAACGGCAATATCCGCCTGCACTGGAATCAGCATCTGGATGAAATTCTGGGCGATGCCAGCGGCGTGACCGGCGCCCGCCTGCGCGACAGCCACACCGGCGAAACCAGCGAGTTGCCTGTGGCCGGCGTGTTCATCGCCATCGGCCACAAGCCCAATACCGACTTGTTTATCGACCAACTGCCCATGCGCGACGGCTATTTGCTGGTCAAGGGCGGCAACGAAGGCGATGCCACCGCCACCGAGATTCCAGGAGTCTTTGCCGCAGGCGATGTGGCCGATCACGTGTACCGCCAGGCAGTGACTTCCGCAGGGGCTGGCTGCATGGCCGCACTGGACGCCGAGAAATACCTCGACGACATTCCCGTCGTTTGA
- the aat gene encoding leucyl/phenylalanyl-tRNA--protein transferase: protein MLTWLQRNTLTFPPLEKAMRDPNGLLAAGGDLSADRLIQAYRHGCFPWFSEGQPILWWSPDPRTVLFPDELHVSRSLNKLLRQQRYQVTFDQDFASVIAACAAPRDYADGTWITDAMQTAYLELHRRGYAHSVEVWDDGVLVGGLYGLAMGQLFFGESMFSRADNASKFGFATLVRHLKDSGFVLIDCQMPTDHLHSLGARAIPRREFAGYLAQHLDQPNRATWVC from the coding sequence ATGCTGACTTGGTTACAACGCAATACCCTGACCTTCCCGCCGCTGGAAAAAGCCATGCGCGACCCCAACGGTCTGCTGGCCGCCGGCGGCGACCTGTCTGCCGATCGTCTGATTCAGGCGTATCGCCACGGCTGCTTTCCGTGGTTCTCGGAAGGACAGCCGATTCTCTGGTGGTCGCCGGATCCACGCACAGTGCTGTTTCCCGACGAACTGCATGTCTCGCGCAGCCTGAACAAATTATTGCGCCAGCAACGCTATCAAGTGACCTTCGATCAGGATTTCGCCTCGGTCATTGCGGCCTGCGCCGCACCACGCGATTACGCCGACGGCACCTGGATCACTGACGCGATGCAGACGGCGTATCTGGAGCTGCACAGACGCGGCTACGCGCATTCCGTTGAGGTCTGGGACGATGGTGTGCTGGTTGGCGGGCTCTATGGCCTGGCGATGGGTCAGCTGTTTTTCGGCGAATCCATGTTCAGCCGCGCTGACAATGCCTCGAAATTTGGTTTTGCCACACTGGTGCGACATCTGAAAGACTCAGGTTTTGTGCTGATCGATTGCCAGATGCCGACTGACCACCTGCACAGCCTGGGGGCCAGGGCCATTCCCCGCCGCGAGTTTGCCGGCTACCTTGCGCAGCATCTGGATCAACCCAACCGTGCCACCTGGGTTTGCTGA
- a CDS encoding arginyltransferase — protein MTELARLKFYATQPHSCSYLPEEQATTLFLDPSQPMDVHVYADLSEMGFRRSGDHLYRPHCQNCNACVPARIPVAQFTPNRQQKRIFKRNADLQVRPARPQYSEEYFDLYQRYIEQRHADGDMYPPSRDQFSTFLVRDLPFSRFYEFRLEGRLVAVAVTDLLPNGLSAVYTFYEPEEERRSLGRYAILWQIAEAKRLGLEAVYLGYWIKNCKKMSYKTQYRPIELLINQRWVILN, from the coding sequence ATGACCGAGTTGGCGCGTTTGAAGTTCTATGCCACTCAGCCCCACTCTTGCAGTTATCTGCCCGAGGAGCAGGCCACCACGCTGTTCCTCGACCCTAGTCAGCCCATGGATGTGCATGTCTACGCAGATCTGTCTGAAATGGGTTTTCGTCGTAGCGGCGATCATCTTTACCGGCCTCATTGCCAGAATTGCAATGCGTGCGTACCGGCGCGCATCCCCGTGGCGCAATTTACGCCCAACCGTCAGCAGAAACGCATTTTCAAACGCAACGCCGACCTGCAAGTGCGCCCTGCCAGACCGCAATACAGCGAAGAGTACTTCGACCTCTACCAGCGCTACATCGAACAGCGGCACGCCGACGGCGACATGTACCCGCCGAGCCGTGACCAATTTTCGACCTTCCTGGTGCGTGACCTGCCGTTTTCACGCTTCTACGAATTTCGCCTCGAAGGCCGGCTGGTGGCGGTAGCTGTCACTGACCTACTGCCAAACGGTTTGTCGGCGGTCTACACCTTCTACGAACCTGAAGAAGAACGCCGCAGCCTGGGGCGCTACGCGATCCTCTGGCAGATTGCCGAGGCCAAACGTCTCGGCCTGGAAGCCGTCTACCTCGGCTATTGGATCAAGAACTGCAAAAAGATGAGCTACAAGACCCAATATCGCCCCATCGAACTGCTGATTAATCAACGTTGGGTCATCCTGAACTAG
- the infA gene encoding translation initiation factor IF-1 — protein sequence MSKEDSFEMEGTVVDTLPNTMFRVELENGHVVTAHISGKMRKNYIRILTGDKVRVELTPYDLSKGRITYRAR from the coding sequence ATGTCGAAAGAAGACAGCTTCGAAATGGAAGGCACTGTCGTCGACACCCTGCCCAACACCATGTTTCGTGTGGAGTTGGAAAATGGGCACGTCGTAACCGCGCATATCTCCGGCAAGATGCGCAAGAACTACATTCGTATTCTTACCGGTGACAAAGTGCGCGTCGAGCTGACGCCCTATGACTTGAGCAAAGGGCGCATCACTTACCGCGCTCGCTAA